Part of the uncultured Cohaesibacter sp. genome is shown below.
CGTCCGGGCCTTTTTTGAATGGGGTCTCAATCGGCATCTGGGTCAGTTGGAAAGCATGCCTTCAACGAAGCTGCGGGCTCCAATCACCCTTTCGCGCTTGTGGCGCTCGGCCTCCAGAATGGCGGAAACGGCGGCGAAGGCCTTCTCCAGATCATCATTGACGATGACATAGTCATATTCGTCCCAGTGGCTGATTTCAACGCGTGCATTGTGCAGACGACGCTCGATCACATCCTCGGTGTCTTCCGCACGGCGAATGAGGCGGTTCTTCAGTTCTGCCATGGAAGGCGGCAGCACGAACACTGTCACGATATCCTTGCGGGCAGCCTTCTTCATCTGCAGAGTACCCTGCCAATCGATATCGAACAGCACGTCCTTCCCCTTCGACAGGGCCTCTTCAACCGGATCCCGCGGCGTGCCATAGAAATTGGAGTGCACTTCTGCCCATTCCAGAAGATCGCCCCGGTCCCGCATGGACACGAACTGCCGTTCGGACATGAAGTGATAATGCACGCCATCAATCTCGCTGCCGCGTTTGGGCCGCGTCGTGGCGGAGACGGAAAGCTTCAGATTGTCTTCCTTGGCCAGAAGATTGCGGCAGATCGTCGACTTGCCTGCGCCGGAAGGCGATGAAAGGACCAGCATCAACCCGCGTCGGATCATGGTTTTTTCCGTCATTTTGGTTCACTCGACATTTTGGATTTGTTCACGCAGCTGCTCAATCGTTGCCTTGAGATCAAGGCCGATCGCGGTGAGGCTGGTGTCATTGGATTTTGAACAGAGGGTGTTGGCCTCGCGATTGAATTCCTGTGCCAGAAAATCGAGCTTGCGCCCAACCGGCTTGTCTTCGGCAACCAGCGCTCGCACGGCGGCACAATGGGCATAGAGCCGGTCCAGCTCTTCCCGGACATCGGCCTTGCCGGCAAGCAGCACGGCTTCCTGATAGAGCCTGTCCTCATCGAGAGACTTCTCCGCTTCCAGAATGCGCTCGATCTGCTGACGGAGCTTGGCCTTGATGACATCGGCCGTCCTGGCTGGACAGTCCTCGGCCTGGCGGGTCAGGCTTTCCAGCTCCTCTACCCGTTGCATGACGACCTTCTCAAGGGCCTCTCCTTCGCTCTGGCGCATTTTCACCAGATCGCTGATGGCATCCTTGAAACTGCCGAGCATCGCCTCCAGCAGCGCTTCATGAAGCTCTTCGCTTTCCTGTTCCTCGACCTGTTCCATGACACCCTTGATGGAGAGAATGCCATCAAGGCTGGGCTCGGTCGCATCCACCCGCCCACGGATCGACGCCATGGCATCCAGCACGGACTCAAGAACCTGCTGGTTGATCTTCATCGTCTGGGTCGGCTCTTCATGCTGGACGGTCAGATTGACGTAGCAGGAGCCGCGCGACAGACGCTCGCCCATGATCGCGCGCACCGGTCGGTCCAGATCATCGAACCCGGCGGGCAGACGCAGGCGCAGATCAAGTCCCTTGCCGTTGACCGTCTTGATTTCCCAGGTCCAGTTATATCTGCCAAAACTTCCACCCATGCGAGTGAAACCGGTCATGCTAACAAGCGTCATGATGATCTATCCTTGGATTGCCCAGCGAGCAAAAATGAATGCTGCGCTGTCCTGCGCGCATACCATCAGGATCGACAGGCAGCCTGTCAAGCCCAGCCGCCCCAGTGACACAGCAAAATGAGTGACAATTCAACCCCGCAGTGCTTTACTGCGGTAAAAACAATGCCAGATGGAAGAAGACCCTCTTCCACACTTTCATTTCCCGGGACAAGGCATCAGGCATGTCGCACCAGAAGGCCATAGAAACCCTTGAGCGATTCACGCTTCTGCCGGCCTCCAAAGCCAGCCTGTGCGCCAGCTTTGCCCTCATCTATCTGAGCCGGTCAGGCCTCAGACTGACCGAAGATGCGCTCTTCACCGAGTCGATGAAAGGCGTTGTCTCGCGCACCCAGCTCGGGGTCGATCTGGGCTGGGATTTCGAGACGGGCTTCATCCTTTCCCACGCCACCGGACAACGCAAGATCGTCTTCAGGAGCAGCCATGCCGACCTGGAAGCCATCCACCACTGTATTGAGGTCGAGGACATAGACCCGTTGAGCGAAGCGCCAATGAAGCTGCGGGCCAGCATTCCCTTCAATCCGTCCAACGAGAAGGACATCCAGCATGCTCTCTCCAGTGCTGCGGTCATCTTCGAGACGGACAGAGAGCAGCTCCACTAACGGTTGGCAAGCTCTCTATTGGCCTGTCTCCTTGGAATGGAAAGGCCAATCGGAAAGAAAAAGGGCGACCGCAGGATCCCCACGGTCGCCACTTTCCTGTAACATGAGGGTCGGACCCATCCAGCCCTATTCTGCGGGCTTTTCCTCGATTGCAGTCGGCTCGGCAGGCGTGGCCTCACCGGCCTGTTTCTGCGCCTCGATGCGCTGCTTTTCGATCTCGCGCCAACGCCGAACATTATCGTTGTGCTGTTTGAGCGTTTCGGAGAAGACATGCCCACCGGTGCCATCAGCCACGAAATAGAGCTCCTTGGTGCGGCTCGGATTAGCCACAGCCTCCAACGAGGCCCGCCCCGGATTGGCAATCGGCCCCGGGGTCAACCCCGGAATCAGATAGGTATTGTAATCGGTCTTCTTGTCCAGATCGGACCGGAAGATCGGGCGATCCTTTGGCTTTCCTTGTCCGCCGAAGATGCCATAGATCACGGTCGGGTCGGACTGCAACTTGATACCCTGATTGAGGCGATTGATGAAGACACCGGCCACACGGGTTCGTTCGGAAGCCTTGCCGGTTTCCTTCT
Proteins encoded:
- a CDS encoding YicC/YloC family endoribonuclease translates to MTLVSMTGFTRMGGSFGRYNWTWEIKTVNGKGLDLRLRLPAGFDDLDRPVRAIMGERLSRGSCYVNLTVQHEEPTQTMKINQQVLESVLDAMASIRGRVDATEPSLDGILSIKGVMEQVEEQESEELHEALLEAMLGSFKDAISDLVKMRQSEGEALEKVVMQRVEELESLTRQAEDCPARTADVIKAKLRQQIERILEAEKSLDEDRLYQEAVLLAGKADVREELDRLYAHCAAVRALVAEDKPVGRKLDFLAQEFNREANTLCSKSNDTSLTAIGLDLKATIEQLREQIQNVE
- the gmk gene encoding guanylate kinase; the protein is MTEKTMIRRGLMLVLSSPSGAGKSTICRNLLAKEDNLKLSVSATTRPKRGSEIDGVHYHFMSERQFVSMRDRGDLLEWAEVHSNFYGTPRDPVEEALSKGKDVLFDIDWQGTLQMKKAARKDIVTVFVLPPSMAELKNRLIRRAEDTEDVIERRLHNARVEISHWDEYDYVIVNDDLEKAFAAVSAILEAERHKRERVIGARSFVEGMLSN